The following proteins are co-located in the Haloplanus sp. HW8-1 genome:
- a CDS encoding helix-turn-helix transcriptional regulator, which translates to MPISIDRFDDEPAEVLDLQEGTQPYQILQFLAEHSDQAFTQTELHEETGIKRGSVGGALSRLEDRGLVRHRGRYWAIAEDDRLASYAAQMGASSSSTTDDYYGEE; encoded by the coding sequence ATGCCCATCAGTATCGATCGGTTCGATGACGAGCCCGCCGAGGTCCTCGATCTCCAAGAAGGCACACAACCATACCAGATTCTGCAGTTCCTCGCCGAGCACAGCGACCAAGCGTTCACACAGACCGAACTCCACGAGGAGACAGGGATCAAGCGCGGGAGCGTTGGCGGGGCTCTGTCCCGTCTCGAGGACCGGGGGCTCGTCCGGCACCGTGGCCGGTACTGGGCGATCGCTGAGGACGACCGCCTCGCCTCGTACGCTGCTCAGATGGGTGCGAGTTCGTCGTCGACGACAGACGACTACTACGGCGAGGAATGA
- a CDS encoding transposase: MSTSSQTLQGEASIDEFFNVVATETLALFESLEFESLEFDVFAPAETGRTREHEPPELMRGFLHCYYHDICGIRPVERELRNTVVWLSCGFDRPPSRDAVDRFLTDLEHVVDEVFDRLVEQAARRGLLDLTYCVDSTDVRAMPADQDASKCYDPTDDEYYYGYGCTIVSTGQKIPIAAEFTESKQAPEETAMRVTRDALAVAQPIWMVGDSAYDTLDWHDHLLAAGVVPVAAYNARNTDDPKYIEYRVEDRIEKHSEDVQLKQSTLDETYNRRTGVERTNESVKDCGLGRTHTRGRVHARAQVFLVLCLRLVVAITNYERRDNPGSTIITV; encoded by the coding sequence GTGTCTACGAGTTCCCAAACCCTGCAAGGAGAGGCTTCTATCGACGAGTTCTTCAATGTCGTGGCTACCGAGACGCTGGCACTATTCGAGTCCCTTGAGTTCGAGTCGCTTGAGTTCGACGTGTTCGCCCCGGCGGAGACGGGGCGAACACGAGAGCATGAACCACCAGAGTTGATGCGTGGGTTCCTCCACTGCTACTACCACGACATCTGCGGGATTCGTCCCGTTGAACGAGAGCTTCGGAACACGGTCGTTTGGCTGAGCTGTGGCTTCGATCGACCGCCGTCGAGAGACGCGGTCGATCGCTTTCTCACCGACCTCGAACACGTCGTTGACGAGGTCTTTGACCGACTCGTCGAGCAGGCCGCCCGACGCGGTCTGCTCGACTTGACCTACTGTGTCGATTCAACTGACGTGAGAGCGATGCCCGCCGATCAAGACGCGTCGAAGTGCTACGATCCAACCGACGACGAGTACTACTACGGCTACGGTTGCACAATCGTCTCGACTGGGCAAAAGATCCCGATAGCAGCAGAGTTTACAGAGAGTAAGCAAGCGCCAGAGGAGACAGCGATGCGCGTCACGCGTGACGCGCTCGCCGTCGCTCAGCCGATATGGATGGTCGGTGACAGCGCCTACGACACGCTCGACTGGCACGACCACCTGTTGGCCGCAGGGGTCGTGCCAGTCGCTGCCTACAACGCGCGAAACACCGACGACCCGAAATACATCGAGTACAGGGTCGAAGATCGCATCGAGAAACACAGCGAGGACGTTCAACTGAAGCAATCGACGCTAGACGAGACGTACAACCGCCGTACTGGAGTTGAACGAACCAACGAATCAGTCAAGGACTGCGGCCTCGGGCGAACCCACACCCGAGGCCGCGTCCACGCACGAGCGCAGGTGTTCCTCGTACTGTGCCTTCGGCTCGTCGTCGCTATCACCAACTACGAACGTAGAGACAATCCGGGAAGTACGATTATTACGGTGTGA